The Sulfurihydrogenibium sp. genome contains a region encoding:
- a CDS encoding septum formation initiator family protein: MSRSITINREELIQDIKIGLGKYKFYFAIFFSSLIMLVGYSQLNYKIDNEIVQLNQEKNYLIAENFKLKKDIAILSSPERISQLAKGQQGMKPVDYKSVKFIEDKP, translated from the coding sequence ATGTCAAGAAGTATAACAATAAATAGAGAAGAGCTGATTCAAGATATAAAAATTGGTTTAGGTAAATATAAATTTTATTTTGCAATTTTTTTCTCTTCTCTAATTATGCTTGTTGGATATAGTCAACTAAATTATAAAATAGATAATGAAATCGTTCAGCTTAATCAAGAAAAAAATTATCTGATAGCAGAAAATTTTAAATTGAAAAAAGATATTGCTATATTGTCATCGCCAGAAAGAATATCTCAATTAGCAAAGGGTCAACAAGGAATGAAACCTGTAGATTATAAGAGTGTTAAGTTTATTGAAGATAAACCTTAA